One window from the genome of Paraconexibacter algicola encodes:
- a CDS encoding VWA domain-containing protein, protein MSFGAPLWFLALLVVPGIVAAYVVHERRAGARSRALISAPLLAAVAPRRPRWRRHVPVALQVLAVTGLIVALAKPQTTRAVTVEQATVVVVTDRSGSMLATDVAPNRLVAARNAAQTFVDATPDTLRLGAIAFNQRATVLANPTRDHDAVRAALGTIRAAGSTATGDAITSALEMIQRAGSQETEIDPFTGLRRETVKAPPSAIVLLSDGKSVRGGSLTEAAEKAKELKIPVYTVALGTQSGTITGSDGQVRDVPPDVQAMREVAQTTGGEAFAISDAQELDRVYESLGSKLAKEDRKQEVSSTFAGTALLLILLGALASIRWFGRVI, encoded by the coding sequence GTGAGCTTCGGCGCCCCGCTCTGGTTCCTCGCGCTGCTGGTCGTCCCCGGCATCGTCGCGGCCTACGTCGTGCACGAGCGCCGCGCGGGCGCCCGGAGCCGGGCGCTGATCTCCGCGCCGCTGCTCGCCGCGGTCGCGCCGCGCCGGCCGCGCTGGCGCCGGCACGTGCCGGTCGCGCTGCAGGTGCTCGCGGTAACCGGCCTGATCGTCGCGCTCGCCAAGCCGCAGACGACGCGCGCGGTCACCGTCGAGCAGGCCACCGTCGTGGTGGTGACCGACCGGTCCGGCTCGATGCTCGCGACCGACGTGGCCCCGAACCGGCTGGTGGCGGCGCGCAACGCGGCGCAGACGTTCGTCGACGCGACGCCCGACACGCTGCGGCTCGGCGCGATCGCCTTCAACCAGCGGGCGACCGTGCTCGCCAACCCGACCCGCGACCACGACGCGGTCCGTGCCGCGCTCGGCACGATCCGGGCGGCGGGCAGCACGGCGACCGGGGACGCGATCACCTCCGCGCTGGAGATGATCCAGCGGGCGGGCTCCCAGGAGACCGAGATCGACCCGTTCACCGGGCTACGCCGCGAGACCGTCAAGGCGCCCCCGTCCGCGATCGTCCTGCTGTCCGACGGCAAGAGCGTGCGCGGCGGCAGCCTCACCGAGGCCGCCGAGAAGGCCAAGGAGCTGAAGATCCCCGTGTACACGGTGGCGCTGGGCACGCAGTCCGGCACGATCACCGGCTCCGACGGCCAGGTCCGCGACGTGCCGCCCGACGTCCAGGCGATGCGCGAGGTGGCGCAGACCACGGGCGGCGAGGCGTTCGCCATCAGCGACGCGCAGGAGCTCGATCGCGTCTACGAGAGCCTCGGCTCGAAGCTCGCCAAGGAGGACCGCAAGCAGGAGGTCTCCAGCACCTTCGCGGGCACCGCGCTGCTGCTGATCCTGCTGGGCGCGCTGGCCTCCATCCGCTGGTTCGGCCGCGTCATCTGA
- a CDS encoding S1C family serine protease, whose product MSRRRDPSLWTDRPDDWPERGDESPRQWMDPLPPEPPRKSRRTALIVGAAVLVGAGGASAIAALGDDEPDRVPRGTQAAPLPAVNGQLKQSSTAKLYAGASGAVVSIRVRSGSSLGSGTGFLIDKNGTVVTNAHVVQDARTVAIRLDDGAEPIEARVAGTDPSTDLAVLRADPDDVKGITPLKLADSDDVRVGDYALAIGFPLGLDRTATEGIISGLERVIEAPNGFRIDEVLQTDAPINPGNSGGPLLDGAGRVIGVNSQIATAGGGGGNVGIGFAVPANTAREIVPRLLAGERIRRPFLGVSTGDPVSGPAGATVAEVVSGGPSDRAGIRVGDRITAVDGKAVREADDVADSIADLKPGDEVDVKLTRGGAQETVRVRLGTRPEQATP is encoded by the coding sequence ATGTCCCGCCGCCGCGACCCCAGCCTGTGGACCGACCGCCCCGACGACTGGCCCGAGCGCGGCGACGAGTCGCCGCGGCAGTGGATGGACCCGCTCCCGCCCGAGCCGCCCCGCAAGAGCCGCCGCACCGCGCTGATCGTCGGCGCAGCCGTGCTCGTGGGCGCGGGCGGCGCGAGCGCGATCGCCGCGCTCGGCGACGACGAGCCCGACCGCGTCCCGCGCGGCACCCAGGCCGCGCCGCTGCCCGCCGTCAACGGCCAGCTCAAGCAGTCCTCCACCGCCAAGCTCTACGCGGGCGCCAGCGGCGCGGTCGTGTCGATCCGGGTGCGGTCCGGCAGCAGCCTCGGCTCCGGCACCGGGTTCCTCATCGACAAGAACGGCACCGTCGTCACCAACGCGCACGTCGTGCAGGACGCGCGCACCGTCGCGATCCGCCTCGACGACGGCGCCGAGCCGATCGAGGCGCGCGTCGCCGGCACCGACCCGTCCACCGACCTCGCCGTGCTGCGCGCCGACCCCGACGACGTCAAGGGCATCACGCCGCTGAAGCTCGCGGACTCCGACGACGTGCGGGTCGGCGACTACGCGCTGGCGATCGGCTTCCCGCTCGGCCTCGACCGCACCGCGACCGAGGGGATCATCTCCGGCCTCGAGCGCGTCATCGAGGCGCCCAACGGCTTCCGCATCGACGAGGTCCTGCAGACCGACGCCCCGATCAACCCCGGCAACTCCGGCGGCCCGCTGCTCGACGGAGCCGGCCGGGTCATCGGCGTCAACTCGCAGATCGCGACCGCGGGCGGGGGCGGCGGCAACGTCGGCATCGGCTTCGCCGTCCCGGCCAACACCGCCCGCGAGATCGTGCCGCGCCTGCTGGCCGGCGAGCGGATCCGCCGCCCGTTCCTCGGCGTCAGCACCGGCGATCCCGTCAGCGGGCCGGCCGGCGCCACGGTCGCCGAGGTCGTCTCGGGCGGCCCGTCGGACCGGGCCGGGATCCGCGTCGGCGACCGCATCACCGCGGTCGACGGCAAGGCCGTCCGCGAGGCCGACGACGTCGCCGACTCGATCGCCGACCTCAAGCCCGGCGACGAGGTCGACGTGAAGCTGACCCGCGGTGGCGCGCAGGAGACCGTCCGCGTGCGTCTCGGCACGCGCCCCGAGCAGGCGACGCCGTGA
- a CDS encoding HAMP domain-containing sensor histidine kinase: MRRWSSLRVRLTLGCVALVVVLNAGVLGLSWGLMDRHLERTVPAQYATDVASELARQYVLAVVGAGLLALALAWAGAGRLLAPVRRIAATARRVGEGDDLRERVRLPDGPQDELHDLAVTFDGMLDRVEGAVGAQRRFVANASHELRTPLTSIRAEVEVALDDPDATAEELRAVLRSVVETGEGAERLIDGLLVLAGATDGVPRREPVDLADAAGRALDQLGLERVPGRVEPVVVRGDDVLLTRVVVNLVENAIVHGEDPELDVRREDGDRAVVEVRSRGPQLDPQLVDRLHQPFERGGRTRREGRGAGLGLSIVHQVARAHGGTLRLHARPGGGLVARVELLADPVPAPAAGQAARRDEAAVTPT, from the coding sequence ATGCGGCGCTGGTCCTCGCTCCGGGTGCGGCTGACGCTGGGCTGCGTCGCGCTCGTCGTGGTCCTCAACGCCGGTGTCCTGGGCCTCAGCTGGGGCCTCATGGACCGCCACCTGGAGCGGACCGTCCCCGCCCAGTACGCGACCGACGTGGCGTCCGAGCTGGCCCGCCAGTACGTGCTCGCCGTCGTCGGCGCCGGCCTGCTCGCACTCGCGCTCGCCTGGGCCGGTGCCGGCCGGCTGCTGGCCCCCGTGCGGCGGATCGCCGCGACCGCCCGGCGCGTCGGCGAGGGCGACGACCTCCGTGAGCGCGTGCGGCTCCCCGACGGCCCGCAGGACGAGCTGCACGACCTCGCCGTCACCTTCGACGGGATGCTCGACCGCGTCGAGGGCGCGGTCGGCGCGCAGCGGCGCTTCGTCGCCAACGCCAGCCACGAGCTGCGCACCCCGCTCACGTCGATCCGCGCCGAGGTCGAGGTCGCGCTCGACGACCCCGACGCGACCGCCGAGGAGCTGCGCGCCGTCCTGCGCAGCGTCGTCGAGACCGGGGAGGGCGCCGAGCGCCTGATCGACGGGCTGCTCGTGCTCGCCGGCGCCACCGACGGCGTCCCGCGCCGCGAGCCGGTCGACCTCGCCGACGCCGCCGGCCGCGCGCTCGACCAGCTCGGGCTCGAGCGGGTCCCCGGTCGCGTCGAGCCCGTCGTCGTCCGCGGCGACGACGTCCTCCTCACCCGCGTGGTCGTCAACCTCGTCGAGAACGCGATCGTGCACGGCGAGGACCCGGAGCTCGACGTCCGCCGCGAGGACGGCGACCGGGCCGTCGTGGAGGTCCGCAGCCGCGGGCCGCAGCTCGACCCGCAGCTCGTCGACCGCCTGCACCAGCCGTTCGAGCGCGGCGGCCGCACCCGCCGCGAGGGCCGCGGCGCCGGCCTCGGGCTGTCGATCGTGCACCAGGTCGCCCGCGCGCACGGCGGCACGCTGCGCCTGCACGCCCGGCCCGGCGGCGGGCTCGTCGCGCGCGTCGAGCTGCTCGCCGACCCGGTCCCCGCCCCCGCGGCCGGGCAGGCCGCGCGCCGCGACGAGGCGGCCGTTACCCCGACGTGA
- a CDS encoding AAA family ATPase, producing the protein MSEPHGHDPLLPETAVDDDVAGQARKALQGALWECKRVVVGQDAMLERVLIALLSGGHVLLEGVPGLAKTLTVRTLADTLGGSFNRIQFTPDLVPADLVGTRIWQPDTHEFRTELGPVVANLVLADEINRAPAKVQSALLEVMQEKQVTIGGQSYQVPSPFIVLATQNPIESEGTYQLPEAQVDRFLFKIKVDYPDLEDEVAIARGQAGEGLQAQRVLEPADLLRYRQAARGVQVDRQVATYAVQIVAATRDPARHGLHDLAPLIEFGASPRASIGLVQAAQAVALLRGRSHVTNADVHDLARDVLRHRVVLTYDALADGVDVDELLDRLLLHVAPEGRAPLSQAG; encoded by the coding sequence ATGAGCGAACCGCACGGCCACGATCCCCTCCTCCCCGAGACCGCCGTCGACGACGACGTCGCCGGGCAGGCGCGCAAGGCGCTCCAGGGTGCGCTGTGGGAGTGCAAGCGCGTCGTCGTCGGGCAGGACGCGATGCTCGAGCGGGTCCTCATCGCGCTGCTCAGCGGCGGCCACGTGCTGCTCGAGGGCGTCCCAGGCCTCGCGAAGACGCTCACCGTCCGGACGCTCGCCGACACGCTCGGCGGCAGCTTCAACCGCATCCAGTTCACGCCCGACCTCGTCCCCGCCGACCTCGTCGGCACGCGGATCTGGCAGCCGGACACGCACGAGTTCCGCACCGAGCTCGGCCCGGTCGTCGCCAACCTCGTCCTCGCCGACGAGATCAACCGCGCCCCCGCGAAGGTCCAGTCCGCGCTGCTGGAGGTCATGCAGGAGAAGCAGGTGACGATCGGCGGCCAGAGCTACCAGGTGCCGAGCCCGTTCATCGTCCTCGCGACCCAGAACCCGATCGAGTCCGAGGGCACCTACCAGCTGCCCGAGGCGCAGGTCGACCGCTTCCTCTTCAAGATCAAGGTCGACTACCCCGACCTGGAGGACGAGGTCGCGATCGCCCGCGGCCAGGCCGGCGAGGGCCTCCAGGCCCAGCGCGTGCTCGAGCCCGCCGACCTGCTGCGCTACCGGCAGGCCGCGCGCGGCGTGCAGGTCGACCGGCAGGTCGCCACCTACGCGGTGCAGATCGTCGCCGCCACCCGCGACCCCGCCCGCCACGGCCTGCACGACCTCGCGCCGCTGATCGAGTTCGGCGCCAGCCCGCGCGCGTCGATCGGGCTCGTCCAGGCCGCCCAGGCCGTCGCGCTGCTGCGCGGCCGCTCGCACGTCACCAACGCCGACGTCCACGACCTCGCCCGCGACGTGCTGCGCCACCGCGTCGTGCTCACCTACGACGCGCTCGCCGACGGCGTCGACGTCGACGAGCTCCTCGACCGCCTGCTCCTGCACGTCGCGCCCGAGGGGCGCGCGCCGCTCTCGCAGGCCGGCTGA
- a CDS encoding response regulator transcription factor produces the protein MRLLLAEDEPKVAAAVAKGLRRHGAAVDVAPDGAVALQHARVHPYDVVILDRDLPEVHGDQVCRTLSAEQPETKILMLTAARTTDDLVQGLAMGADDYLAKPFRFAELVARVHALARRGGVARPTVLAHGDIELDPARRTATRAGRDLELSAKEFGVLQALLAADGAVVSPEELLERVWDANVDPFTNTVRMIVMKLRRKLGEPAVIHTVPGAGYRL, from the coding sequence ATGCGACTGCTCCTCGCCGAGGACGAGCCCAAGGTCGCCGCCGCGGTCGCCAAGGGCCTGCGCCGCCATGGCGCCGCCGTCGACGTCGCGCCCGACGGCGCCGTCGCGCTCCAGCACGCCCGCGTCCACCCGTACGACGTCGTCATCCTCGACCGCGACCTCCCCGAGGTCCACGGCGACCAGGTCTGCCGCACGCTCAGCGCCGAGCAGCCCGAGACGAAGATCCTCATGCTCACCGCCGCCCGCACGACCGACGACCTCGTGCAGGGCCTGGCGATGGGCGCCGACGACTACCTCGCCAAGCCGTTCCGGTTCGCCGAGCTCGTCGCGCGCGTCCACGCGCTCGCCCGCCGCGGCGGCGTCGCCCGCCCGACCGTGCTCGCGCACGGGGACATCGAGCTCGACCCGGCCCGCCGCACCGCCACCCGCGCCGGCCGCGACCTCGAGCTCAGCGCCAAGGAGTTCGGCGTCCTGCAGGCCCTGCTCGCCGCCGACGGCGCCGTCGTCAGCCCCGAGGAGCTGCTCGAGCGCGTCTGGGACGCGAACGTCGACCCGTTCACGAACACCGTCCGCATGATCGTCATGAAGCTCCGCCGCAAGCTCGGCGAGCCCGCCGTCATCCACACCGTCCCGGGCGCCGGCTACCGCCTCTGA
- a CDS encoding sensor histidine kinase: MSTIRARAFLALAACALVTTLLTVGVASLLLERQRDDRRAAALQRIADVVAPTLAERLPGGGPDTVRVVRLAALATRRGARPVRGPLRRRVLASVPVRDGATGVADVGERRFSYAVRRTAVGTVVLIGPPGDRAATGPPPTRTVLLAGSGGLLVALLLAALLARRTTAPLRAMTERARALARGEGTDLPVPEAGPAELRELGRSFNAMTRELDAAHADRAGFLRSVGHELRTPLTAIRGYGEAIADGTVEPARAATVIGEEAARLERLVGDLMDLGRGFTCRREPIDLAAVAREAGRRHAVAATGLGVTLTVDARGPAPAAGDHDRAVQAVSNLVENALRVAPVGGRIEIAALPGTVEVRDDGPGLAQQDLARAFERFYLHDRLRSDRPVGSGLGLAIVAELATAMGGTVQVRSDPGVRTTFTLRLPATPGPPPAASRAERDAAGR; this comes from the coding sequence ATGAGCACGATCCGCGCCCGCGCGTTCCTCGCGCTCGCGGCGTGCGCGCTGGTGACGACCCTGCTCACCGTCGGGGTCGCCTCGCTCCTGCTGGAGCGCCAGCGCGACGACCGGCGCGCGGCCGCACTCCAGCGGATCGCCGACGTCGTCGCGCCCACGCTCGCCGAGCGGCTCCCGGGAGGCGGCCCCGACACCGTCCGCGTCGTGCGTCTCGCCGCGCTGGCAACCCGACGGGGCGCCCGGCCGGTGCGCGGGCCGCTGCGCCGCCGCGTCCTGGCCTCGGTGCCGGTCCGCGACGGCGCGACGGGCGTCGCCGACGTCGGCGAGCGGCGCTTCTCCTACGCCGTGCGCCGGACCGCCGTCGGCACGGTCGTCCTGATCGGGCCGCCCGGCGATCGCGCCGCGACCGGACCGCCGCCGACGCGGACCGTCCTGCTGGCCGGGTCCGGTGGTCTGCTCGTCGCGCTGCTGCTCGCCGCGCTGCTGGCGCGCCGGACCACCGCGCCGTTGCGCGCGATGACCGAGCGCGCACGGGCCCTGGCCCGCGGCGAGGGCACGGACCTCCCGGTGCCGGAGGCGGGACCCGCGGAGCTGCGCGAGCTGGGTCGCTCGTTCAACGCGATGACCCGGGAGCTCGACGCGGCCCACGCCGATCGCGCCGGGTTCCTGCGCTCGGTCGGCCACGAGCTGCGGACGCCGCTCACCGCGATCCGCGGGTACGGCGAGGCGATCGCCGACGGGACGGTCGAGCCTGCGCGGGCGGCCACGGTCATCGGGGAGGAGGCGGCGCGCCTCGAGCGGCTCGTCGGCGACCTCATGGACCTCGGGCGGGGCTTCACGTGCCGGCGGGAGCCGATCGATCTTGCCGCCGTCGCCCGCGAGGCGGGGCGTCGCCACGCGGTCGCGGCGACCGGCCTCGGGGTCACGCTGACCGTCGACGCCCGCGGTCCCGCGCCCGCCGCGGGCGATCACGACCGCGCGGTCCAGGCGGTGTCGAACCTCGTCGAGAACGCGCTGCGGGTCGCCCCGGTCGGCGGCCGGATCGAGATCGCCGCGCTGCCGGGGACCGTCGAGGTCCGCGACGACGGTCCCGGGCTGGCGCAGCAGGACCTCGCGCGCGCGTTCGAGCGGTTCTACCTGCACGACCGGCTGCGCAGCGACCGACCGGTCGGCTCGGGGCTCGGCCTGGCGATCGTCGCCGAGCTCGCCACCGCCATGGGAGGGACGGTGCAGGTGCGCAGCGACCCCGGCGTGCGCACGACGTTCACGCTGCGCCTGCCCGCGACCCCCGGGCCGCCGCCCGCAGCGTCCCGTGCGGAGCGGGACGCTGCGGGGCGATAG
- a CDS encoding VWA domain-containing protein: MSFQEPLHLLALLAIPLLLLFWRSEQARRRRIAIRHPAAGMVARTGVARTGTLRRVLPATLLAFAAVGLTAAFAKPTRTVDVPVDQAAIMLVTDQSGSMQADDVAPNRITAAKNAAKTFVEELPDGLLVGFESYSSGVVSVVDPTTDHDEVRDAISGVEANGGTATGEALTAALDRLEARKTDDGRTAPAAIVLLSDGKTTEGVDPLVAAERSKRLRIPIYTVALGTDDGYVIGPNGEILAVPPDRETLREIARLSGGRPFEAAEAGELDAVYRTLGSRIGTRKEDREITTAFAGGALVLLLAGLGTGLRWRSRLV, translated from the coding sequence ATGAGCTTCCAGGAACCGCTCCACCTGCTCGCGCTGCTGGCGATCCCGCTGCTGCTGCTGTTCTGGCGCAGCGAGCAGGCGCGCCGCCGCCGGATCGCGATCCGGCACCCGGCGGCCGGCATGGTCGCGCGGACCGGCGTGGCGCGCACGGGCACGCTGCGCCGCGTCCTGCCCGCGACGCTGCTGGCGTTCGCCGCGGTCGGCCTGACCGCCGCGTTCGCGAAGCCGACCCGCACCGTCGACGTCCCCGTCGACCAGGCGGCGATCATGCTCGTCACCGACCAGTCCGGCTCGATGCAGGCCGACGACGTCGCGCCGAACCGCATCACCGCGGCGAAGAACGCGGCGAAGACGTTCGTCGAGGAGCTGCCCGACGGGCTGCTCGTCGGCTTCGAGAGCTACTCCAGCGGCGTCGTCAGCGTCGTCGACCCGACCACCGACCACGACGAGGTGCGCGACGCGATCTCCGGCGTGGAGGCCAACGGCGGCACCGCGACCGGCGAGGCGCTGACCGCGGCCCTGGACCGCCTCGAGGCCCGCAAGACCGACGACGGCCGCACCGCGCCCGCAGCGATCGTCCTGCTGTCCGACGGCAAGACGACCGAGGGCGTCGACCCGCTCGTCGCCGCCGAGCGCTCCAAGCGCCTGCGGATCCCGATCTACACGGTCGCCCTGGGCACCGACGACGGGTACGTGATCGGCCCCAACGGCGAGATCCTCGCCGTGCCGCCGGACCGCGAGACGCTGCGCGAGATCGCGCGCCTGTCGGGCGGTCGGCCGTTCGAGGCGGCCGAGGCCGGCGAGCTCGACGCGGTCTACCGCACGCTCGGCTCGCGGATCGGCACCCGCAAGGAGGACCGCGAGATCACGACCGCGTTCGCGGGCGGCGCGCTCGTGCTCCTGCTCGCCGGGCTCGGCACCGGCCTGCGCTGGCGCAGCCGCCTGGTCTGA
- a CDS encoding Glu/Leu/Phe/Val family dehydrogenase, with protein MSTSTIPDDPTLAAIAEHQLRAAADRAGLDDGATAVLLAPERALEVSIPLRRDDGSLESLTGWRVQHSTLRGPGKGGVRLAPSVDAQEVRALAQLMTIKTAVAAMPFGGAKGGVAVDPRALSDAELERVVRAFAGAVSPIVGTDLDVMAPDSGADERVLGWMLDVLSPDGPLRPAALTGKPLALGGSHGREQATGRGLALSFAAFREEAGLDGSPRVVVQGSGNVGLAAALLLAEQGCRIVAVGRSRSAVVREEGLDVRALADHLDDGGDLADFDGGDELDPDELLGVPHDVLVPAATEGLVDEEAAGRADGARLVLEGANGALTPAADAAFADAGALVIPDVLANAGGVIVSTFEHQQGLLREQWTAEEVDLRLTAAMRRACDEVRERAAREDRPLRDAAFDLALERLLEAARLRGRPLR; from the coding sequence GTGAGCACCTCCACGATCCCCGACGACCCGACCCTCGCCGCCATCGCCGAGCACCAGCTGCGCGCGGCGGCCGACCGCGCCGGCCTCGACGACGGCGCGACCGCGGTCCTGCTCGCGCCCGAGCGCGCACTGGAGGTGTCGATCCCGCTGCGCCGCGACGACGGCTCGCTGGAGTCGCTGACCGGCTGGCGCGTCCAGCACTCGACACTGCGCGGCCCGGGCAAGGGCGGCGTGCGGCTCGCGCCGTCGGTGGACGCGCAGGAGGTGCGGGCGCTCGCGCAGCTGATGACGATCAAGACGGCCGTGGCGGCGATGCCGTTCGGCGGCGCCAAGGGCGGCGTCGCGGTCGACCCGCGCGCGCTGTCCGACGCCGAGCTCGAGCGCGTCGTGCGCGCGTTCGCGGGTGCGGTCTCCCCGATCGTCGGCACCGACCTCGACGTGATGGCCCCCGACTCGGGCGCCGACGAGCGCGTCCTCGGCTGGATGCTCGACGTCCTCTCCCCCGACGGGCCACTGCGCCCGGCCGCCCTGACCGGCAAGCCGCTGGCGCTGGGCGGCTCGCACGGTCGCGAGCAGGCGACCGGTCGCGGCCTCGCGCTCTCGTTCGCCGCGTTCCGCGAGGAGGCGGGCCTGGACGGGTCGCCGCGCGTCGTCGTGCAGGGCTCGGGCAACGTCGGCCTGGCGGCGGCGCTGCTGCTCGCCGAGCAGGGGTGCCGGATCGTCGCGGTCGGCCGCTCGCGCAGCGCCGTGGTGCGCGAGGAGGGCCTGGACGTCCGCGCGCTCGCCGACCACCTCGACGACGGCGGTGACCTCGCCGACTTCGACGGCGGTGACGAGCTGGATCCCGACGAGCTGCTCGGCGTCCCGCACGACGTGCTCGTGCCCGCCGCGACCGAAGGGCTCGTCGACGAGGAGGCCGCGGGCCGGGCCGACGGCGCGCGGCTCGTGCTCGAGGGCGCCAACGGGGCGCTCACCCCGGCCGCGGACGCGGCGTTCGCCGACGCGGGCGCCCTGGTGATCCCCGACGTGCTCGCCAACGCGGGCGGCGTGATCGTCTCGACCTTCGAGCACCAGCAGGGGCTGCTGCGCGAGCAGTGGACCGCCGAGGAGGTCGACCTGCGGCTCACGGCGGCGATGCGCCGCGCCTGCGACGAGGTCCGCGAGCGCGCGGCGCGCGAGGACCGGCCGCTGCGCGACGCGGCGTTCGACCTCGCGCTCGAGCGGCTGCTGGAGGCCGCCCGGCTGCGCGGGCGGCCGCTGCGCTGA
- a CDS encoding DUF58 domain-containing protein, with translation MARPPRTPKTTAGPSLVVPAGRQGPGTVTSDAVARVDLGLLRRAGGVLPGDHLGIGAGAGTELARLRPYEAGDDVRQIDPAATARTGEPHVRLQVPERSITTWLVLDVSPSMGFGSRDRLKSDIAEGVAAVVGRVAIRRGGRVAVVTAGEDTPRMLRPRGGRGALAGLQRLVAQGIRPDGVPGGPLSEALVRVARLARTRGVVVVVSDFRAEGEEWTVMLRRLASRHTVVAIEIADPLEAAIPDVGHLQLVDPETGELVELDTSSPALREHYAKVESTRRARVARALRRAPARHVQLSTDRDWARDLVKALR, from the coding sequence ATGGCCCGACCGCCCCGCACCCCGAAGACGACGGCCGGCCCGTCGCTCGTCGTCCCCGCCGGACGGCAGGGCCCGGGCACGGTCACCAGCGACGCGGTCGCGCGCGTCGACCTCGGCCTGCTGCGGCGCGCCGGCGGCGTGCTCCCCGGCGACCACCTCGGCATCGGGGCGGGCGCCGGCACCGAGCTCGCCCGGCTGCGCCCCTACGAGGCCGGCGACGACGTGCGGCAGATCGACCCGGCCGCCACCGCCCGCACCGGCGAGCCGCACGTCCGGCTGCAGGTCCCGGAGCGCTCGATCACCACCTGGCTGGTCCTCGACGTCTCCCCGTCGATGGGGTTCGGCAGCCGCGACCGGCTCAAGAGCGACATCGCCGAGGGCGTCGCCGCGGTCGTCGGCCGCGTCGCGATCCGGCGCGGTGGCCGCGTCGCGGTCGTCACCGCCGGGGAGGACACCCCGCGGATGCTGCGCCCGCGCGGCGGCCGTGGCGCGCTCGCCGGGCTGCAGCGCCTCGTCGCGCAGGGCATCCGCCCCGACGGCGTGCCCGGCGGGCCGCTGTCGGAGGCGCTCGTGCGCGTCGCGCGGCTCGCCCGCACCCGCGGCGTCGTGGTCGTCGTGTCGGACTTCCGCGCCGAGGGCGAGGAGTGGACGGTCATGCTGCGCCGCCTCGCGTCCCGGCACACGGTCGTCGCGATCGAGATCGCCGACCCGCTCGAGGCCGCGATCCCGGACGTCGGGCACCTGCAGCTCGTCGACCCCGAGACCGGCGAGCTCGTCGAGCTCGACACGTCCTCGCCCGCGCTGCGCGAGCACTACGCGAAGGTCGAGTCGACCCGTCGCGCGCGGGTCGCGCGCGCCCTGCGCCGTGCGCCCGCCCGCCACGTGCAGCTGTCCACCGACCGCGACTGGGCCCGCGACCTCGTGAAGGCGCTGCGATGA
- a CDS encoding response regulator transcription factor: MRTILVVEDDARIGALVRAYLERDGFATVWARSGDQARAELPRHRFDLALLDLGLPDVDGLVLCRELADRLPVIVVSARDEESDRVAGLELGADDYVTKPFSPRELTARVRAVLRRGERAVPTGHGTLDLGVLRIDVDAHEARVDDHPIALTAREFELLTYLARQRGRVVGRDELLEAVWGYRSPGQTRTVDVHVAQLRARLGVPDLIRTVRGVGYKLVVP, translated from the coding sequence ATGCGGACCATCCTCGTCGTCGAGGACGACGCGCGGATCGGCGCGCTCGTCCGCGCCTACCTCGAGCGTGACGGCTTCGCGACCGTCTGGGCGCGCAGCGGCGACCAGGCGCGCGCCGAGCTGCCGCGTCACCGCTTCGACCTCGCGCTGCTGGACCTCGGGCTGCCCGACGTCGACGGGCTCGTGCTGTGCCGGGAGCTCGCCGATCGCCTGCCCGTGATCGTCGTCAGCGCCCGCGACGAGGAGTCCGACCGCGTGGCCGGGCTGGAGCTCGGCGCCGACGACTACGTGACCAAGCCGTTCAGCCCGCGCGAGCTCACCGCGCGCGTCCGCGCGGTGCTGCGCCGCGGTGAGCGCGCCGTGCCGACGGGCCACGGGACGCTCGACCTGGGCGTGCTGCGGATCGACGTCGACGCGCACGAGGCGCGCGTCGACGACCACCCGATCGCGTTGACCGCGCGCGAGTTCGAGCTGCTCACGTACCTCGCGCGCCAGCGCGGCCGAGTCGTCGGACGGGACGAGCTGCTCGAGGCCGTCTGGGGCTACCGCTCCCCCGGCCAGACGCGCACCGTCGACGTGCACGTCGCGCAGCTGCGCGCGCGCCTCGGCGTCCCCGACCTGATCCGCACCGTTCGCGGCGTGGGCTACAAGCTCGTGGTCCCATGA